The following are encoded together in the Pseudoalteromonas shioyasakiensis genome:
- a CDS encoding S9 family peptidase, with protein sequence MSSNSYSLSLLAHPPVAKKQPQQLTTHQLTRTDNYYWMRDDERENTDVLAHLNAENDYCDKQLADIKPLREQLFNELKDRIVKDDNTVPVKDGQYWYHSEVRGDDEYARHYRSSSIEARDKHILLDVNQLAGDYEFYELGEVAISPDEQLLAYSEDTEGRRIYTVRFKNIASGEMFSDVLENTEGQVVWANDNKTVFYVKKDLQTLLGFQVFRHVLGTPQADDVLVYEEQDKSFFMGLGKSRDESLIIIDLATTETNDTWVLDANNPEGEFSALMPREEGHEFDVDKLGDTFYIVTNWQAKNFRLMTATQSTIADKNRWQEHTAHRENVLLEGVEIFDDYLILTERELGQTRFVVVNQQAERLTLEFDDPCYYAAIAMNPEPNVSTARIYYSSLTTPGSLYDVDLKTGNKTLLKQQQVLGDFNPEHYRSERVMVTARDGEQVPVSLVYRIDKFNKDGTNPLLQYGYGAYGITIDPSFSSSSLSLLDRGFVYAIAHIRGGEMLGRHWYEQGKKQYKQNSFSDFIDVTHALTEQGYAHPEKVFASGGSAGGLLMGAVVNQAPELYLGIGCHVPFLDVLTTMLDESIPLTTNEYDEWGNPNDPAFYDVIQAYSPYDNIKPQAYPNILVTTGFHDSQVQYWEPMKWVAKLRELKTDDNILVFKTDMDAGHGGASGRFKSLEEKALEMAFFIALLPN encoded by the coding sequence GTGTCGTCAAATTCGTATTCTTTGTCTTTATTAGCGCATCCTCCTGTTGCAAAAAAACAGCCTCAGCAATTAACTACTCACCAACTGACGCGCACCGATAACTATTATTGGATGCGTGATGATGAGCGTGAAAATACAGATGTATTAGCGCACTTAAATGCCGAAAACGATTATTGCGATAAACAACTTGCCGACATAAAACCACTGCGCGAACAGCTATTTAATGAGTTAAAAGATCGTATTGTAAAAGATGACAATACGGTACCCGTGAAAGATGGCCAATATTGGTATCACTCAGAAGTACGTGGCGACGATGAATATGCACGCCATTATCGTAGCAGCTCAATAGAAGCGCGCGACAAGCACATATTGTTAGATGTAAATCAATTAGCTGGCGATTACGAATTTTATGAGTTAGGTGAAGTTGCAATTAGCCCTGATGAGCAGCTACTTGCTTACTCTGAAGACACCGAAGGTCGTCGTATTTATACCGTGCGTTTTAAAAATATTGCCAGCGGTGAGATGTTTAGTGATGTGCTGGAAAACACCGAAGGCCAAGTGGTGTGGGCTAATGATAACAAAACGGTTTTTTATGTGAAAAAAGACCTGCAGACCTTATTGGGTTTTCAGGTTTTCCGCCATGTTTTAGGCACCCCGCAAGCTGACGACGTACTTGTTTATGAAGAGCAAGATAAAAGTTTCTTTATGGGGCTTGGCAAAAGCCGCGATGAAAGTCTTATCATTATTGACCTTGCGACTACAGAAACAAACGATACTTGGGTGCTTGATGCGAATAACCCAGAGGGTGAATTTAGCGCCTTAATGCCACGCGAAGAAGGCCATGAGTTCGATGTCGATAAGCTAGGTGATACCTTTTACATTGTGACCAACTGGCAAGCGAAAAACTTTCGTTTAATGACCGCGACACAAAGCACCATTGCCGATAAAAATCGTTGGCAGGAGCATACAGCACATCGCGAGAACGTACTATTAGAAGGGGTCGAGATTTTCGATGACTATCTTATCCTCACTGAGCGCGAGCTTGGCCAAACACGCTTTGTGGTGGTTAATCAGCAAGCAGAGCGTCTTACTTTAGAGTTTGATGATCCTTGTTATTATGCTGCAATTGCAATGAATCCAGAGCCGAATGTGAGCACTGCGCGCATTTACTATTCAAGCTTAACTACGCCAGGTTCTTTGTATGATGTTGATTTAAAAACAGGTAACAAAACCTTATTAAAACAACAGCAAGTGCTCGGGGATTTTAACCCAGAGCATTATCGCTCAGAACGTGTAATGGTTACTGCAAGAGATGGCGAACAAGTGCCGGTTTCTTTGGTTTATCGCATTGATAAATTTAATAAAGACGGTACTAACCCGCTGTTGCAATATGGCTATGGTGCGTACGGTATTACCATCGATCCTAGCTTTTCAAGTAGCTCACTAAGTTTGTTAGACCGCGGCTTTGTTTATGCGATTGCGCATATTCGTGGTGGTGAAATGCTAGGTCGTCATTGGTATGAGCAAGGTAAAAAGCAATATAAGCAAAATAGTTTTAGCGATTTTATTGATGTTACGCATGCGCTTACTGAGCAAGGCTATGCGCACCCAGAAAAAGTATTCGCGTCTGGTGGCAGTGCTGGTGGTTTATTAATGGGCGCTGTGGTTAACCAAGCACCTGAGCTTTATTTAGGTATTGGTTGTCATGTGCCATTTTTAGATGTACTAACCACTATGCTCGATGAGAGTATTCCACTGACGACCAATGAATATGACGAATGGGGTAACCCAAATGATCCTGCGTTTTATGATGTGATTCAGGCTTACTCGCCGTACGATAATATCAAGCCGCAGGCTTACCCTAATATTCTTGTTACCACCGGGTTCCACGACTCTCAAGTGCAGTATTGGGAGCCAATGAAGTGGGTTGCTAAGCTGCGTGAACTTAAAACCGATGACAACATTTTGGTATTTAAAACCGACATGGATGCAGGCCATGGTGGTGCATCGGGTCGCTTTAAAAGCCTTGAGGAAAAGGCATTAGAAATGGCCTTTTTTATTGCTTTATTACCGAATTAA
- a CDS encoding chitin-binding protein: MHTSMASGKWLPIGCLNHHTQLFVGDKVIVTFYDMQGELVDLSFEYPISSSDQGEPHNWPRSVAEHINVHVPLVKAGKMTEQGLVVAYRSNQIYALEGSGITHVKVAFNCIAKCKERVQDSLQDYDYVYPQACSDYSAGVKVLQPKTGHVYMCKPWPFSEFCRVKDSHNPLFEPGVGKSWAMAWQQVSH, encoded by the coding sequence ATGCATACGTCAATGGCCTCCGGGAAGTGGTTGCCGATTGGTTGCTTAAATCATCATACCCAGCTGTTTGTTGGTGATAAGGTGATTGTGACCTTTTATGACATGCAAGGAGAGCTAGTCGATTTATCATTCGAATACCCGATCAGCAGTTCTGATCAGGGGGAGCCTCATAATTGGCCTCGTTCTGTTGCCGAGCACATAAATGTGCATGTTCCGCTGGTAAAAGCGGGCAAAATGACTGAACAAGGTTTAGTGGTTGCGTACCGTTCAAACCAAATTTATGCCCTTGAAGGTTCGGGTATTACGCATGTAAAAGTGGCGTTTAATTGCATCGCAAAATGTAAAGAGCGAGTGCAAGATAGTCTACAAGATTATGACTATGTATACCCACAAGCATGCAGCGATTACAGTGCGGGTGTTAAAGTACTACAGCCAAAAACAGGTCATGTTTATATGTGTAAACCATGGCCATTTAGCGAGTTTTGTCGTGTTAAAGATTCACACAACCCGCTGTTTGAGCCAGGTGTAGGAAAAAGCTGGGCTATGGCTTGGCAGCAAGTATCGCATTAA